The following are encoded in a window of Fusarium falciforme chromosome 11, complete sequence genomic DNA:
- a CDS encoding HET domain-containing protein gives METFRQHAQEYQLHTCQHCEKFIVDTAKAANSTNRETSLGSFHIPGAQVFTAATNTCGLFQACIVTLKNDLKQRLLVDAVTEEIVRQFTLVVTLWYIRRADGGHGMTLDGAWRRDEPRGWLTDGVTRFNLWPRKDAPTMDRFTSHVVQPAVSSSKSFSTMQTSLNECLSSHAEFDSASIDSPIWAALSYCWGGPQKAQTTSQNVNDRYQAIDLGEIPLTLRDAIRTCRELNLPYLWIDSMCIIQDDEDDKAREINKMPEVYQGALVTLSASCSTTCHGGFLHDRLHPAPGVALPMRCSEGVYDIIQAVKWRPAVGEPIDTRAWTFQEQALSERIIDYGSQRASYFCNSSGKKQRFGMLPPPTHDLLRQEWAHTVEKYSARQLTFANDRLNALAAVASRFSEAAGLSTSEYVAGLWKPSLIRGLLWSVKAGQRRTKPMGVPSFSWASHLMEVEWRPEMWERDTRRETACVLETEVIVSNSLLPLGSVASSRLTINGPLVYTTLSFPSGVALILHDDGGQHSVRLILDNEDETNASLSSVWLLELLFKVGQETIMGPGPDTRFGLVLRATKHGQFTRIGIYSEWVPQDIPVASHKLRNDVCERCKEIFHAKVSRVELV, from the exons ATGGAAACATTCCGTCAGCATGCTCAAGAATATCAGCTTCATACGTGCCAACACTGCGAGAAATTCATTGTAGACACGGCCAAGGCCGCGAACTCGACGAATCGCGAGACCAGCCTTGGTTCGTTTCACATTCCCGGAGCGCAGGTTTTtacagcagcaacaaacaCCTGCGGGCTCTTCCAAGCATGTATTGTCACTCTCAAGAACGATCTCAAACAAAGACTCCTAGTGGACGCTGTTACTGAGGAAATCGTCCGCCAATTCACACTCGTGGTGACGCTCTGGTACATTCGCAGGGCAGATGGTGGCCATGGGATGACCTTGGACGGAGCTTGGAGACGAGATGAACCGAGGGGCTGGCTTACTGATGGCGTCACTAGATTTAATCTATGGCCTCGGAAGG ATGCTCCCACAATGGACAGATTTACGTCACATGTGGTTCAGCCGGCTGTCAGCTCCTCAAAGTCATTCTCGACAATGCAAACGTCGCTAAATGAGTGCTTGAGCTCACATGCCGAGT TTGATTCAGCCTCCATAGACAGCCCGATCTGGGCTGCCTTGTCCTACTGCTGGGGTGGTCCCCAGAAAGCCCAGACAACGAGCCAAAATGTCAATGACCGCTACCAAGCCATTGATCTTGGAGAGATACCCCTGACGCTCCGCGACGCCATCCGCACATGCCGTGAACTGAATCTCCCTTATCTCTGGATAGATTCCATGTGTATCAtccaggatgatgaggacgacaAAGCCAGAGAGATCAACAAGATGCCCGAGGTCTACCAAGGAGCCCTCGTTACTCTGTCCGCATCTTGTTCAACTACCTGTCACGGAGGGTTTCTGCACGATCGGCTTCATCCGGCCCCAGGAGTAGCGTTACCCATGAGATGTTCTGAGGGTGTTTATGACATTATTCAGGCGGTCAAGTGGAGGCCTGCGGTAGGCGAACCCATTGACACGAGAGCATGGACCTTTCAGGAACAGGCTCTGTCTGAGAGGATCATTGACTATGGGAGTCAAAGAGCTTCATACTTCTGCAATAGTTCTGGCAAGAAGCAGCGCTTTGGAATGCTCCCGCCCCCAACACATGACCTCCTCCGGCAGGAGTGGGCACATACTGTGGAAAAGTACTCGGCGCGCCAGTTAACATTTGCCAATGATAGGCTGAATGCTCTTGCAGCTGTGGCGAGTCGCTTCTCTGAGGCAGCTGGTCTATCCACGTCGGAATACGTGGCCGGGCTATGGAAGCCATCCCTTATTCGAGGACTTCTCTGGAGCGTCAAAGCTGGCCAGCGACGAACAAAGCCGATGGGTGTACCATCATTCTCATGGGCTTCGCACTTGATGGAAGTAGAATGGCGTCCCGAGATGTGGGAGAGAGACACGCGGAGAGAAACTGCGTGCGTCTTGGAGACTGAAGTTATAGTCTCAAATTCCCTGCTGCCTTTGGGAAGTGTTGCTAGCAGCCGGCTCACCATCAACGGTCCTCTAGTCTACACCACCCTCTCATTTCCCTCTGGAGTTGCCCTAATTCTTCATGACGATGGCGGCCAGCATTCAGTAAGACTTATCCTTGACAACGAGGATGAGACAAACGCATCATTATCGTCGGTCTGGTTGTTAGAATTGCTATTCAAGGTAGGACAGGAGACTATCATGGGACCTGGGCCCGATACACGATTTGGGCTGGTACTCAGAGCAACCAAACATGGACAGTTCACGAGGATTGGGATTTATAGCGAGTGGGTTCCCCAGGACATCCCGGTTGCGAGTCATAAACTTCGCAACGACGTGTGTGAACGCTGCAAGGAGATTTTCCACGCCAAGGTTTCTAGAGTTGAGCTTGTTTAA
- a CDS encoding Polysaccharide lyase family 9, with the protein MAFLKLTPTLLLAILSGASAKDIFVSPTGSGSGTLDAPYGSIQSAVNAAKAGDTIYLRKGTYAPTTNIQFKTSGSKGSPITVRPYQNEKVVIDGENLPGTPKKLDEALPNGERGIFHIQNANYWSFYNLELINGPYGIYARDASNNYYEGLSTHDNYETGFQLEGASANNVVVNLDSYRNRDPRKNGESADGFACKDGQGEGNVLRNARLWDNVDDGLDLFMFGSPVTLEEVYAWGNGYNRWGFSPFEGDGNGFKLGIKNNPPANHIVKNCIAFDNLKKGFIDNGNPGTLTFERNTAWNNGDVGYNMKSSSSQMNNNIAASNAVAQVSLISSVKQSGNSWNDKTTWNDKSFKSTDSSTLKGARGSDGRVKASDFLIPTSGKAIGATTKAKV; encoded by the exons ATGGCGTTTCTGAAGCTTACCCCGACTCTTCTCCTGGCTATCCTCAGTGGGGCCTCTGCCAAGGACATCTTTGTCTCCCCCACTGGATCTGGTTCCGGTACCCTCGATGCTCCCTATGGCTCTATCCAGTCTGCTGTGAACGCGGCCAAGGCTGGTGACACCATCTACCTGCGAAAGGGTACCTATGCTCCCACGACAAACATCCAGTTCAAGACGAGCGGAAGCAAGGGCTCCCCCATCACTGTTCGACCTTACCAGAACGAGAAGGTTGTCATTGACGGTGAGAACCTTCCTGG TACTCCCAAGAAGCTGGATGAGGCCCTGCCCAACGGTGAGCGCGGCATCTTCCACATCCAGAACGCCAACTACTGGTCCTTCTACAACCTGGA GCTGATCAACGGCCCCTATGGCATCTACGCTCGTGATGCCTCCAACAACTACTACGAGGGTCTCTCCACCCACGACAACTACGAGACTGGCTTCCAGCTCGAGGGTGCTTCCGCCAACAACGTTGTCGTGAACCTTGACTCTTACCGCAACCGCGACCCCCGCAAGAACGGTGAGAGCGCCGACGGCTTCGCCTGCAAGGACGGCCAGGGTGAGGGCAACGTCCTCCGCAACGCCCGTCTCTGGGACAACGTCGATGACGGTCTTGACCTGTTCATGTTCGGCTCCCCCGTCACTCTGGAGGAGGTCTACGCCTGGGGTAACGGTTACAACCGCTGGGGTTTCAGCCCCTTTGAGGGTGATGGCAACGGCTTCAAGCTGGGCATCAAGAACAACCCTCCCGCCAACCACATTGTCAAGAACTGCATTGCCTTTGACAACCTCAAGAAGGGCTTCATCGACAACGGCAACCCCGGCACCCTGACCTTCGAGCGCAACACTGCCTGGAACAACGGCGATGTTGGCTACAACATGAAGAGCTCCTCTTCCCAGATGAACAACAACATTGCTGCCTCCAACGCTGTCGCCCAGGTCAGCTTGATCAGCAGCGTCAAGCAGTCCGGTAACTCTTGGAACGACAAGACCACCTGGAACGACAAGTCCTTCAAGAGCACCGACTCTTCCACACTCAAGGGTGCTCGTGGCAGCGACGGTCGGGTCAAGGCTAGCGATTTCCTCATCCCCACCAGCGGCAAGGCCATTGGTGCTACCACTAAGGCCAAGGTTTAA
- a CDS encoding Autophagy-related protein 1 codes for MDSHDRLVDLCENWTWYPCNLLRPLQLSSILERYRLWLKNDEKRLFDPTAEDIALLELRDGDDVYRQENFRHYSDLRKHLRVNRKDPKTRFFFIQAAHSRAELSCSRDSFSYLCCFHQVDPKFLDFVSSFGSTDEPLDYHMTGFISHITMASGGERLLDIPKLGRSGRELRVQYLLRSLERDINLDATTTYNVRQMAVYHAFDLGSGKALWINIKANGLMEDRIKQASTEFPTLGSDAMGNLTGCFMATLTAHMIHLEWCDEDWRECINDIEAKIRSVLTKAQTARIDRRPKGVRRAFTQASTLCASRTSTGDFPEKMLPITSRLKKRIWDAIVRPKSYGGATDNLSALPSQSMSQLLRETKTNDKDQVDRLMVLDTFSFEEVQQLHYFGELLERFRLVLDLNDQTLRDIAETYQGLQDRDEFPSEIKQSNDCKRQLASFIRGIHRIRKNLQVRSTQVKSLMAWLHEGKALFDGILQYRNVQIGRIFTESSEVQSEKMEGIAVKTEKETISMHVITCVTLAFLPAMFVAAFFQSGLIEINEKATNVSDAVDFHKFAFGLFMSICLPLMVLTFILWFILFRCLSRRDRRQGRFDKV; via the exons ATGGATTCTCACGACCGTCTCGTTGATCTATGTGAAAACTGGACGTGGTATCCGTGTAATCTCCTGAGACCTTTGCAACTAAGCAGCATCCTAGAGCGCTACCGCCTGTGGCTTAAAAATGACGAGAAGCGGCTTTTTGACCCCACAGCCGAGGACATagctctccttgagctcagggatggcgatgatg TCTATCGGCAAGAGAACTTTCGACACTACAGTGATCTGAGGAAACACTTACGGGTCAATCGAAAAGACCCGAAAACGCGCTTCTT TTTCATCCAAGCGGCGCACTCCCGTGCCGAACTAAGCTGCTCGCGCGACAGCTTTTCTTACCTCTGTTGTTTCCACCAAGTCGACCCAAAATTCTTGGACTTTGTGTCCTCATTCGGTTCTACAGATGAGCCGCTCGACTACCACATGACGGGATTCATCAGCCACATTACGATGGCTTCAGGGGGAGAACGGTTGCTAGACATCCCGAAGCTTGGACGTTCAGGCCGAGAGCTTCGTGTGCAGTATCTTCTGCGATCACTGGAGCGGGACATTAACCTTGACGCCACAACCACATACAATGTTCGGCAGATGGCTGTCTACCACGCATTCGACCTTGGCAGTGGCAAGGCGCTTTGGATCAACATCAAAGCAAACGGACTAATGGAGGATAGAATCAAACAAGCATCAACTGAATTCCCGACCCTGGGATCCGATGCTATGGGTAATCTAACAGGATGTTTTATGGCAACTCTGACTGCCCACATGATCCACTTGGAATGGTGTGACGAGGACTGGCGAGAGTGTATCAATGATATCGAAGCTAAGATCCGCAGTGTCCTGACGAAAGCTCAGACTGCCCGAATTGATCGTCGTCCGAAAGGTGTGCGACGAGCCTTCACACAAGCATCCACACTGTGCGCTTCCAGGACTTCAACAGGCGACTTCCCCGAGAAGATGTTGCCGATAACCTCAAGGCTAAAAAAGAGGATATGGGACGCCATCGTTCGACCGAAATCGTATGGTGGTGCAACCGATAATCTAAGTGCTCTTCCATCCCAGTCAATGTCTCAACTGCTGAGGGAGACCAAAACAAACGATAAGGATCAAGTTGATCGTCTCATGGTTCTTGACACCTTCTCTTTTGAGGAGGTGCAACAGCTGCACTACTTTGGTGAGCTATTGGAACGTTTTCGCTTGGTTCTGGATCTCAACGACCAAACGTTACGCGATATTGCAGAGACCTACCAAGGTTTGCAGGATCGGGATGAGTTTCCCAGTGAAATAAAGCAGAGTAATGACTGCAAAAGACAGCTTGCCTCTTTTATTCGAGGCATTCATCGCATCAGAAAGAATCTGCAAGTTCGAAGCACCCAGGTAAAATCGTTGATGGCGTGGCTGCACGAGGGCAAGGCGCTG TTTGATGGTATCCTGCAGTACAGAAATGTCCAGATCGGCCGTATCTTCACCGAGAGTTCTGAAGTGCAATCCGAGAAGATGGAAGGTATCGCCGTCAAAACTGAGAAGGAGACCATCTCTATGCACGTCATTACATGCGTGACACTTGCGTTCCTTCCCGCCATGTTTGTGGCT GCATTCTTCCAAAGTGGGTTGATCGAGATAAACGAGAAGGCGACAAATGTTAGCGATGCGGTAGACTTTCACAAGTTCGCCTTTGGACTCTTCATGTCCATATGCCTCCCTTTGATGGTCCTAACCTTTATCCTATGGTTCATTCTTTTCAGGTGTCTGTCAAGGCGAGATCGCAGGCAGGGTAGATTTGACAAGGTGTGA
- a CDS encoding Protein kinase domain-containing protein, producing MDNEPIVHFRRWAHSVQKTGVNGDNKNCPYVPPSRLKEYWTEETVQEVLDACHLRENVAKIMKSFPRVFSTLVYAGQPEKINLFIRRNTDDVHLPMFGLPPEWPPVLRKFLHDQWMFCPLEFSDDLMFKRELPIRQILPVTYLESLRNKSWCGDGPSIQKVEIHPECNAMTAKDTHVVFKTFKGPGMKRLYKAEAEIYSKLSGMPKTQKNITKHYGSFSFEQTDTQIIIIEYAAQGSLLDFFRETSPPDTPEEFLMFWRELLKLVPALHAFQTFNRSPLEGSSRNGFTMAVHQDIQPANILVFPHPPKSPPRDKSRFDVRFKLADFGLAELRRVSKPNEQFTIENEGNCMYGAPECYSNRAVEREVRPAVTAKVDVWSVGAVLSDALVWSKSGEPGREEYRTCRSDVIAKLGHIKARGFEACFHDGEHVLDVVPQFHSKVLHDDIGSDNISERMSKFILSDMLTDAGGRVCANILIRHADKVMDREGLIDPSQLSQIPPPHDPGQVPASSEDQAVNPQRQSSHPRALTPQTSPTVPSDRANGQSLTHMSGTRARVPVERIYDILEKKEGRLLCCRLKFLSRRPERVIEVPGLASARSKIKDSRGRVQILVIDNFTSMKPHMRQVAKTARVVSYYIKVANRNRMALFFASDPTRSWKCSTSTQVESAIQRMKSVDGRCSMKICLLNIIEKVLKSGKNGIKPTSIYVYTDGVWEGVNDVKSVIQKSIGRLVEDKEDPSRIMFQFIQYGNDDQGTARLRELDDKCKEHHHGVEYDIVDTKRWDSDVAGIVIGSISQANDEDRATASG from the exons ATGGACAACGAGCCCATCGTTCATTTTCGGAGGTGGGCTCACAGCGTCCAGAAAACCGGCGTCAATGGCGACAACAAAAACTGTCCATATGTCCCCCCTTCCCGTCTGAAGGAATACTGGACTGAAGAGACCGTCCAAGAGGTTCTCGATGCTTGCCACCTACGGGAGAATGTTGCCAAGATCATGAAAAGCTTCCCCCGTGTCTTCTCCACATTGGTTTACGCCGGCCAGCCCGAGAAGATTAACTTATTCATCCGAAGAAACACTGATGACGTCCATCTGCCCATGTTTGGACTTCCGCCCGAATGGCCTCCAGTCCTTCGAAAATTCTTACATGACCAATGGATGTTCTGCCCTCTCGAGTTCAGCGATGATCTGATGTTCAAGCGCGAGCTGCCTATCCGTCAGATCCTACCCGTGACATACTTGGAATCGCTCAGAAACAAGTCATGGTGTGGTGATGGACCATCCATTCAAAAAGTTGAAATTCACCCCGAGTGCAATGCAATGACGGCCAAG GACACTCACGTGGTCTTCAAGACCTTCAAGGGTCCTGGCATGAAACGCCTCTACAAGGCTGAAGCAGAGATCTACTCAAAACTTTCTGGCATGCCAAAGACTCAAAAGAATATCACCAAGCACTACggctctttttcttttgaaCAGACCGACACCcaaatcatcatcattgaGTACGCCGCCCAAGGTTCCCTCCTGGACTTTTTCCGCGAAACCTCGCCTCCCGACACTCCAGAGGAGTTTTTGATGTTCTGGCGCGAGCTCTTGAAGCTCGTGCCGGCTTTGCACGCGTTTCAAACCTTCAACAGGTCACCGCTCGAGGGGAGTTCTAGAAATGGTTTCACCATGGC AGTTCATCAGGATATCCAGCCAGCCAACATCCTGGTCTTCCCTCACCCACCAAAGTCGCCACCACGGGACAAGTCCAGGTTCGATGTTCGTTTCAAGCTTGCCGACTTTGGTTTAGCCGAGCTCAGGAGAGTTTCGAAACCTAATGAACAGTTCACCATTGAAAACGAGGGCAATTGCATGTATG GCGCCCCAGAATGCTACTCCAATCGCGCAGTTGAACGTGAGGTCAGGCCCGCAGTTACAGCCAAGGTTGATGTATGGTCTGTCGGGGCCGTCCTCAGCGATGCCCTTGTCTGGTCCAAATCTGGCGAGCCCGGTCGCGAAGAATACCGGACATGCAGAAGCGATGTCATCGCCAAGTTGGGCCACATTAAAGCCAGGGGGTTCGAAGCCTGTTTCCATGATGGCGAGCACGTTCTTGATGTTGTCCCGCAGTTCCACTCCAAGGTTCTACACGACGACATAGGGAGCGACAACATTTCCGAGAGAATGAGTAAGTTCATTCTATCGGACATGCTGACAGACGCAGGCGGTCGGGTTTGTGCAAATATCCTCATTCGCCACGCAGACAAGGTCATGGATCGCGAAGGTCTCATCGACCCTTCGCAACTGTCACAAATCCCACCGCCTCACGATCCAGGCCAAGTGCCAGCATCAAGCGAGGATCAAGCAGTGAATCCACAGCGTCAGTCTTCACATCCTCGAGCATTGACTCCTCAGACATCACCGACTGTCCCCAGCGACAGAGCCAATGGTCAGAGCCTCACTCACATGTCTGGAACTCGCGCCCGTGTTCCAGTTGAGAGAATCTACGACATTctggaaaagaaagaaggcaGATTGCTATGCTGTCGACTAAAATTTTTAAGCAGACGCCCTGAGAGAGTCATTGAAGTCCCAGGACTGGCCTCTGCTCGGAGCAAGATCAAGGATTCTCGTGGCCGTGTTCAG ATACTCGTCATTGACAACTTCACTTCCATGAAACCACACATGAGACAAGTTGCGAAGACTGCCAGAGTGGtcagctattatataaaggtggCGAACAGGAACCGCATGGCTCTATTCTTTGCTTCGGATCCGACCAGATCCTGGAAGTGTTCAACGAGCACGCAAGTTGAGTCAGCAATCCAGAGAATGAAATCCGTGGATGGAAGGTGCAGTATGAAGATCTGTCTTCTCAACATCATAGAGAAAGTCCTCAAGAGCGGCAAGAATGGCATCAAACCCACCAGCATCTATGTGTACACCGATGGAGTGTGGGAGGGAGTCAACGACGTTAAGAGCGTCATCCAGAAGTCAATCGGTCGCCTCGTCGAGGACAAAGAGGACCCGTCGCGAATCATGTTCCAGTTTATTCAGTACGGCAACGACGACCAAGGCACGGCGCGCCTGCGAGAACTGGACGACAAGTGTAAAGAACATCACCACGGCGTGGAATA CGATATCGTGGACACGAAGCGTTGGGATAGTGACGTTGCCGGAATCGTTATTGGCAGCATTTCCCAGGCCAATGACGAGGACAGAGCCACGGCTTCTGGGTAG
- a CDS encoding CMD domain-containing protein: MSQDQEFNDTFKKGLAVRGEVLGEQYVTKAVESLQNEYWKPAQELITEYAWGTVWTRPGLDRKQRSLLTLAFLTAQKAYPELALHTKGALRNGLTEVEIREAILQSMIYLGVPVGIEAMRVTEKAIKEFQAENSTEASQAQSS, translated from the exons ATGTCTCAAGATCAAGAGTTTAATGACACATTCAAGAAGGGCCTCGCTGTGCGCGGCGAGGTCCTGGGCGAGCAATATGTCACCAAGGCAGTCGAGTCGCTCCAAAACGAGTACTGGAAGCCAGCCCAGGAACTCATCACCGAATATGCTTGGGGCACAGTCTGGACACGACCCGGGCTAGACAGGAAGCAGAGAAGCTTGCTCA CTTTGGCCTTTCTAACCGCGCAAAAGGCTTACCCAGAGCTGGCACTCCACACCAAGGGAGCTCTACGAAATGGATTGACAGAGGTTGAGATCAGGGAGGCCATCTTACAGTCGATGATTTACCTCGGCGTCCCCGTCGGTATTGAAGCTATGAGGGTTACGGAAAAGGCAATCAAGGAGTTCCAGGCGGAGAACAGTACAGAAGCAAGCCAGGCACAGAGTTCTTAG
- a CDS encoding MFS domain-containing protein, with the protein MTPLSDTDLEVKPETESPRRTPSQLPQDVESSSQSDQDKSLYPADALSTPRQILFVGTLCTAMFTNQVGLGNTLATVGLIGESFGMTNSGQLSWLIAGYSLTLGTFILIGGRLGDEFGHKKMFVIGMIWYSLWSLVAGLSVYSNYVLFTFSRVFQGMGPALTLPNALGILGRSFAPGPRQNMAFAWFGGTAPFGAIAGFLFGGLFALAWWPWIYWSLALALAGIAAFAEWTIPQSLQEKQTKPVREILEALDIPGSLTGVTALVLFNFAWNQAVVVGWKQPYVYICLILGVLFGAMFFCIEIYWAKSPLLPLTSFNSDIGFVFACTATGWACFGIWVYYIGQVALDIGGNTPLQIAAWFVPVIPVGLFSALAVGKLIGRIPASWIMVVGQVAYLVGSILAAARPPHSIYWTYYFFSVLVITVGMDTSFPSAVIIFSNAVPREFQGMGASVVLTVINYSISIGLGFAGTVETNINKAGKNEHDRLLGYRGALWFSVGLAGLGFVLSLLFIAKDHLLRAQEH; encoded by the exons ATGACGCCCCTATCTGACACAGATCTGGAGGTCAAGCCAGAAACTGAGTCACCACGCAGGACGCCGTCTCAATTACCGCAAG ATGTCGAGTCTAGCTCTCAGTCAGACCAGGACAAAAGTCTTTATCCAGCTGACGCCCTCTCAACTCCTCGCCAGATCCTATTTGTTGGAACTCTCTGCACAGCCATGTTCACCAATCAAGTGGGCCTGGGAAACACCCTCGCAACTGTCGGTCTGATTGGAGAGTCCTTTGGCATGACCAATTCGGGCCAACTCTCATGGCTCATCGCGGGCTATAGTCTGACTCTCGGCACCTTCATTCTCATCGGTGGACGTCTGGGAGATGAGTTTGGTCACAAGAAGATGTTCGTCATCGGCATGATCTGGTACTCTCTTTGGTCCTTGGTTGCCGGCCTATCGGTCTACTCCAACTACGTCCTGTTCACCTTTTCCCGTGTGTTTCAAGGCATGGGCCCTGCTCTCACTCTACCAAATGCTCTTGGTATTCTGGGCCGGTCCTTTGCGCCTGGGCCGCGCCAGAATATGGCATTTGCATGGTTTGGTGGAACTGCTCCTTTTGGTGCCATCGCAGGTTTCCTGTTCGGGGGTCTCTTTGCTCTCGCTTGGTGGCCGTGGATCTACTGGAGTCTCGCACTTGCACTTGCTGGTATTGCTGCTTTTGCCGAGTGGACAATCCCTCAGTCCCTCCAAGAAAAGCAGACTAAGCCAGTCCGGGAGATACTTGAGGCTCTCGACATTCCCGGCAGCTTGACTGGTGTAACCGCACTAGTATTGTTTAACTTTGCGTGGAACCAGGCTGTTGTAGTTGGCTGGAAGCAGCCCTACGTTTATATCTGCCTTATCCTCGGTGTCCTGTTTGGAGCAATGTTCTTCTGCATCGAGATATACTGGGCCAAATCACCTCTCCTACCTCTGACTTCCTTCAACTCTGACATCGGGTTCGTATTTGCATGCACAGCAACAGGCTGGGCGTGTTTTGGCATATGG GTTTACTACATCGGCCAAGTCGCTCTCGACATTGGAGGAAACACTCCTCTCCAGATCGCAGCCTGGTTTGTCCCAGTCATTCCCGTTGGCTTGTTCTCAGCTTTGGCCGTGGGGAAGTTGATTGGGAGGATTCCAGCATCTTGGATCATGGTCGTTGGCCAGGTTGCCTACCTCGTAGGCTCCATTCTCGCAGCAGCACGGCCTCCTCATTCTATTTACTGGACCTATTATTTCTTCAGCGTCCTCGTCATTACTGTCGGTATGGATACGTCATTCCCGTCCGCtgtcatcatcttctcgaaCGCGGTGCCTCGAGAGTTTCAGGGAATGGGCGCAAGTGTTGTCTTAACTGTTATCAACTACAGCATATCCATCGGACTTGGGTTTGCGGGTACTGTAGAGACAaacatcaacaaggccgGGAAGAATGAACATGATAGGTTGCTGGGTTATCGCGGCGCACTGTGGTTCTCTGTTGGCTTGGCTGGGCTCGGGTTTGTGCTCAGTTTGCTCTTCATTGCAAAGGACCACTTACTGAGAGCACAAGAGCACTAG
- a CDS encoding Epimerase domain-containing protein, translating to MSSTQSIVPPQGLVLVTGVNGFIGSHIANNLLILGYRVRGTVRSPDKETWIREAMQERDPSGYFEVAIVPDVTAPDAWGEVVQGVDGIVHVATDMSFDADPNKVITPMVQGVRNLLAAAASEPTVKRFVFTSSDRAISNVINGKEVSLDSSMWNDSAVESAWRPPPYEADRVWDVYVALKTQSEQEIWAFARTENPKFIINSVLPCFNIGPILHPKQPGSTGKWVRDFWRDPGHYKDLQQFGASWYINVEDTAMLHVAALTQEDVKGERLLGFAGPFNFNSWLDTFRQLDPVKAWPADDPSQEHNLYKVDTGREVELLKRFGRSGWTSFYESVRQNCLESRE from the coding sequence ATGAGTTCAACTCAGTCCATTGTCCCTCCCCAAGGACTGGTGCTTGTGACTGGAGTCAACGGCTTCATTGGCTCCCACATCGCCAACAACCTACTCATCCTGGGCTACCGAGTGCGCGGCACCGTTCGCTCTCCAGACAAGGAAACCTGGATCAGAGAAGCCATGCAAGAGCGCGACCCCTCAGGCTACTTCGAAGTTGCGATTGTCCCAGACGTCACTGCGCCAGATGCATGGGGCGAGGTTGTCCAAGGGGTTGATGGCATTGTCCACGTCGCCACAGATATGTCCTTCGACGCCGATCCCAACAAAGTCATCACACCTATGGTACAGGGGGTGAGAAACCTGCTTGCAGCTGCGGCTTCGGAACCAACAGTCAAGCGGTTCGTCTTCACGAGCAGCGACCGAGCGATATCCAACGTCATCAATGGCAAGGAAGTGTCGCTTGACTCAAGCATGTGGAACGACTCTGCCGTTGAGAGTGCGTGGCGGCCGCCACCATACGAGGCTGATCGCGTCTGGGATGTCTATGTTGCTCTTAAGACCCAATCTGAACAGGAGATTTGGGCATTTGCGAGGACCGAGAATCCCAAGTTCATCATCAATTCGGTGCTTCCCTGCTTCAATATTGGGCCGATTCTTCACCCCAAGCAGCCGGGAAGCACTGGGAAATGGGTACGAGACTTCTGGAGGGACCCTGGACATTACAAGGATCTGCAGCAGTTTGGTGCCTCGTGGTATATCAACGTGGAGGATACTGCGATGCTTCATGTCGCTGCTCTCACTCAAGAAGATGTCAAGGGGGAACGGTTGCTGGGATTTGCAGGTCCCTTCAACTTCAACAGCTGGCTTGATACTTTTCGTCAGCTAGATCCAGTGAAGGCCTGGCCGGCTGATGATCCATCTCAAGAGCACAACTTGTACAAGGTTGATACTGGAAGGGAGGTGGAATTGTTGAAGCGATTCGGACGGAGTGGTTGGACGAGTTTCTACGAGAGTGTGAGGCAGAATTGTCTTGAAAGCCGGGAATGA